Proteins from a single region of Rhodovibrio salinarum DSM 9154:
- the bhcR gene encoding HTH-type transcriptional regulator BhcR: MAQGGRRGRGRPRSASSDTAATTVQALDRGIQVLATLSQFGRATLTDLAVTAEMAPSTVHRLLETLRQHSIVEFDEVDQTWAVGVEAFRIGSTYLLRANYIDAGRQMMRRMVERTGETANLGVPDAGDVVFVSQVETQQPIRAFFPPGTRGHMHASGIGKALLAEMSSERVAAITRQRGLPAFTDNTITTLDRLNEDLAATRTRGWAIDDQERQLGMRCLAAPIFNEFREIVAGISISGPAVRLPDDKLAEFGPLVRESADEVTHRIGGARP; this comes from the coding sequence ATGGCGCAGGGCGGACGACGCGGGCGTGGACGACCGCGCAGCGCGTCCAGTGATACGGCAGCGACGACGGTGCAGGCGCTGGACCGCGGTATCCAGGTGCTGGCCACCCTGTCGCAATTCGGCCGCGCGACCCTGACCGATCTGGCGGTGACCGCCGAGATGGCGCCGTCGACCGTCCATCGCCTGCTGGAGACGCTGCGCCAACACAGCATCGTCGAGTTCGACGAGGTCGATCAGACCTGGGCGGTTGGGGTGGAGGCCTTTCGGATCGGCAGCACCTACCTGCTGCGCGCCAACTACATCGATGCCGGCCGGCAGATGATGCGTCGTATGGTCGAACGCACGGGGGAGACGGCGAACCTGGGCGTGCCGGATGCGGGCGATGTCGTCTTCGTTTCCCAGGTGGAAACGCAGCAGCCGATCCGTGCCTTCTTCCCGCCTGGTACCCGGGGACACATGCACGCTTCCGGCATCGGCAAGGCACTGCTGGCGGAAATGAGTTCGGAACGCGTCGCCGCGATCACGCGGCAGAGGGGGCTGCCCGCCTTCACCGACAACACGATCACCACGCTAGATCGCTTGAACGAGGACCTGGCGGCAACCCGGACGCGCGGCTGGGCGATCGACGATCAGGAACGTCAGCTCGGCATGCGCTGCCTGGCCGCGCCGATTTTCAACGAGTTTCGGGAGATCGTCGCCGGTATCTCGATCTCCGGCCCGGCCGTGCGTCTGCCCGACGACAAGCTGGCCGAGTTCGGCCCGCTGGTCCGCGAAAGCGCGGACGAGGTGACCCACCGGATCGGTGGGGCACGGCCGTGA
- the bhcD gene encoding iminosuccinate reductase BhcD, which translates to MTDNHQVVVVPEDLCEALVSRADAFQAVEQVFAAMASGDARNFPVVREATGHAEALFGFKSGFDKAGMALGLKAGGFWPGNADKGLTNHQSTVFLFDPDTGRLQALVAGNYLTAVRTAASSSVSIRHLARPDAKVLGMVGAGHQAQFQLRAAAEQRAFEKVVAWNPHPDMLSKLEAVAREIGLPFEAVSQHELGAQAHVIITITSAFEPLLMRDWIKPGTHIACMGTDTKGKQEVDPELVAGARVFTDEVAQSVQLGETQHAVAQGLLAESDITPIGEVINKTHPGRQSDDEITLFDGTGVGLQDLAVAATAAKLAQQQGKAETVRL; encoded by the coding sequence ATGACCGACAATCATCAGGTAGTGGTGGTGCCGGAAGACCTCTGCGAGGCGCTGGTTTCGCGCGCCGACGCGTTCCAGGCGGTGGAGCAGGTGTTCGCCGCGATGGCCAGCGGCGATGCCCGCAACTTCCCAGTGGTACGCGAGGCAACTGGTCACGCCGAAGCGCTGTTCGGCTTCAAGTCCGGCTTCGACAAGGCGGGCATGGCGCTCGGTCTGAAGGCCGGCGGCTTCTGGCCCGGCAACGCGGACAAGGGCCTGACCAATCATCAGTCGACCGTCTTCCTGTTCGACCCCGACACCGGACGGCTGCAGGCGCTGGTCGCGGGCAACTACCTGACGGCGGTGCGCACAGCGGCCTCCTCGTCCGTCTCGATACGTCACCTGGCCCGGCCCGACGCCAAGGTGCTGGGCATGGTCGGCGCCGGCCACCAGGCGCAGTTCCAGTTGCGCGCGGCCGCCGAGCAGCGGGCGTTTGAGAAGGTCGTCGCCTGGAACCCGCACCCGGACATGCTGTCCAAGCTGGAAGCGGTCGCGCGCGAGATCGGTCTGCCGTTCGAGGCGGTGTCGCAGCATGAGTTGGGCGCGCAGGCGCACGTGATCATCACTATCACGAGCGCCTTCGAGCCGCTGTTGATGCGGGATTGGATCAAGCCCGGTACCCACATCGCCTGTATGGGCACCGACACCAAGGGCAAGCAGGAAGTCGATCCCGAACTGGTCGCCGGCGCGCGTGTCTTCACCGACGAGGTCGCACAGTCAGTTCAGTTGGGCGAGACGCAGCACGCGGTCGCCCAGGGCCTGCTCGCGGAAAGCGACATCACCCCGATCGGCGAGGTGATCAACAAGACCCACCCGGGCCGGCAGAGCGATGACGAGATCACGCTGTTCGACGGCACCGGAGTGGGCCTGCAGGACCTCGCGGTCGCCGCCACCGCCGCCAAGCTCGCCCAGCAGCAGGGCAAGGCGGAGACGGTGCGGCTCTAG
- the bhcA gene encoding L-aspartate--glyoxylate aminotransferase BhcA, protein MSQQNPVFIPGPTNVPDRLRRVMDMQTLDHRAPDFADTFQPVLAGVKRILKASSAQVMLFPASGTGGWEAAITNTLSPGDKVLAARYGMFSHRWIDLCQHHGLDVQVIDVEWGEGAPVEQYAEALQADSNHEIKAVLACHNETATGVVSDIAGLRNALDDTGHPALLFIDGVSSIASMDFRFDEWGVDIAITGSQKGFMLYTGMAIVAVSEKALQAMESARLPRCFLDFRDMLNANAQGSFPYTPPLQLIFGLSESIKMLEEEGLENVFARHHRLAEGVRQAAQAWGLPLCAKRPELYSDSVTAIHVPDGFDATALINHAYAAYGVSYGVGLGEVAGKVFRIGHLGSLTDVMALTGISTIEMAMHELGYPIQLGAGTAAAQAYYSKTRGELRAMAA, encoded by the coding sequence ATGAGCCAACAGAACCCCGTCTTCATTCCCGGGCCAACGAACGTCCCCGACCGGTTGCGCCGGGTTATGGATATGCAGACGCTGGACCACCGGGCCCCCGATTTCGCCGACACCTTCCAGCCGGTGCTGGCCGGTGTGAAGCGCATCCTGAAGGCGAGCAGCGCCCAGGTGATGCTGTTCCCGGCGAGCGGCACCGGCGGCTGGGAAGCCGCGATCACCAACACGCTGTCGCCAGGCGACAAGGTGCTGGCCGCACGCTACGGCATGTTCTCCCACCGCTGGATCGACCTGTGCCAGCACCACGGCCTGGACGTGCAGGTGATCGATGTGGAATGGGGCGAAGGCGCACCGGTCGAGCAGTACGCCGAAGCGCTGCAGGCCGACAGCAACCACGAGATCAAGGCCGTCCTGGCCTGCCATAACGAGACCGCGACTGGCGTGGTCAGCGACATCGCTGGCCTGCGCAATGCACTGGACGATACCGGCCACCCAGCCCTGCTGTTCATCGATGGGGTCAGTTCGATCGCCTCGATGGACTTCCGGTTCGACGAGTGGGGCGTCGATATCGCCATCACCGGCTCGCAGAAGGGCTTCATGCTCTATACCGGCATGGCGATCGTGGCGGTCAGCGAGAAGGCGCTACAGGCGATGGAGAGCGCCCGCCTGCCCCGCTGCTTCCTCGACTTCCGCGACATGCTGAACGCGAACGCCCAGGGCAGCTTCCCTTACACCCCGCCGCTGCAACTGATCTTCGGCCTGAGCGAGAGCATCAAGATGCTCGAGGAAGAAGGGCTGGAAAACGTGTTCGCCCGCCACCACCGCCTTGCCGAAGGCGTGCGCCAGGCGGCGCAGGCCTGGGGCCTGCCGCTCTGCGCCAAGCGCCCGGAACTCTACTCCGACAGCGTGACCGCGATCCACGTACCGGACGGCTTCGATGCCACGGCGCTGATCAACCACGCCTACGCCGCTTATGGCGTGTCCTACGGCGTCGGCCTGGGCGAGGTCGCGGGCAAGGTGTTCCGGATCGGCCACCTGGGCAGCCTGACCGACGTCATGGCGCTGACCGGCATCTCCACGATCGAGATGGCGATGCACGAGCTTGGCTACCCGATCCAGCTCGGCGCCGGCACGGCGGCCGCGCAGGCCTACTACAGCAAGACGCGCGGCGAGCTGCGCGCGATGGCCGCCTGA
- the parA gene encoding ParA family partition ATPase: MGAKVFTIAQQKGGAGKTTLAAHLAVAWTAQGYSVAVVDIDPQMSLTAWFRVREAAQGDAGAGLLVNQIKGWRVRAEVDKLAGDHDIVLIDSPPHMETEARVAIRAADLVIVPVQPSPMDVWATRPTIELAREEKSPVLLVLNRVPPRAKLTDAMQAELDALGGEQAEAQIGNRVVFASALSEGRSVGEVSPTGKAAREIKALAKELLVRAGA; encoded by the coding sequence ATGGGCGCCAAGGTCTTCACGATCGCCCAGCAGAAAGGCGGGGCGGGCAAGACGACGCTGGCCGCGCACCTGGCCGTTGCCTGGACCGCGCAGGGCTATAGCGTGGCGGTGGTGGACATCGACCCGCAGATGTCGCTGACCGCCTGGTTCCGGGTGCGCGAGGCCGCACAGGGCGACGCCGGCGCCGGCCTGCTGGTCAATCAGATCAAGGGCTGGCGGGTGCGTGCGGAAGTCGACAAGCTGGCGGGCGACCATGACATCGTGCTGATCGACAGCCCGCCGCACATGGAGACGGAAGCGCGTGTGGCGATCCGTGCGGCGGACCTGGTGATCGTGCCGGTTCAGCCTTCGCCGATGGACGTCTGGGCGACCCGGCCGACGATCGAACTGGCGCGCGAGGAAAAGAGCCCGGTCCTGCTGGTGCTCAACCGCGTGCCGCCACGCGCCAAGCTGACCGATGCGATGCAGGCGGAACTCGATGCGCTCGGCGGCGAACAGGCCGAGGCGCAGATCGGCAACCGCGTGGTCTTCGCCAGCGCGCTGTCCGAAGGCCGCTCGGTCGGCGAGGTCTCGCCGACCGGCAAAGCCGCCCGCGAGATCAAGGCGCTGGCCAAGGAACTGCTGGTGCGCGCGGGCGCGTGA
- a CDS encoding AMP-dependent synthetase/ligase — translation MALATTARREAVGPDFAHDDYDRWESIPQAFFDVVARAPDAPQLWAKHDGRWQPLTRAEVAERVRALARGLHRLGLQPGERVVLVAENRPEFVIADLAIMTAGGITVPAYTTNTEADHLHVLEDSGAAFAVVSTKELAQRVLPAAARATHCRTAIQIEGELPTQQPAHLDVYPWSAAIQAPAGNGAFDPDTAAQALARDATACFIYTSGTGGAPKGVVLSHGNILSNCKMAYHLLTSFGLGDEVFLSFLPLSHSYEHTAGQCFPLTIGAQIYYSRGVEHLSTELQEVQPTVMTAVPRLYESFQQRILRGIEKAPAHRRKLFHKTVELGRKRYHDPGALTLVERLQNAVLDRLVRRQVAARFGGRLKGMVSGGAALDPEVGIFFHALGVRVLQGYGQTETSPVVACNPPGKCKLHTVGPPLPDVTVRIAEDGELLVHGPNVMQGYWELPEQTAATIKDGWLHTGDLGAIDEEGYVQITDRKKDIVVLSGGDTLSPARVEGFLTRQPEIAQAMVYGDRRPHLVAILVPDGEWLADWAKRHAKTGDKTGSGGADQLMANLAEDTDLRAELDRVVHRVNQEISQSEKVRRFVIAPAPFTVDNDMMTPTLKVRRHKVKERYQENLEALYGR, via the coding sequence ATGGCGCTGGCCACCACGGCCCGCCGCGAGGCGGTGGGTCCGGATTTTGCGCACGACGACTACGACCGTTGGGAGAGTATCCCGCAGGCCTTTTTCGACGTCGTCGCACGCGCGCCTGACGCGCCGCAGCTGTGGGCCAAGCACGACGGCCGGTGGCAGCCGCTGACCCGCGCCGAGGTGGCCGAACGGGTGCGGGCCCTGGCTCGGGGGCTGCACCGACTGGGCCTGCAGCCGGGTGAACGGGTCGTGCTGGTGGCGGAAAACCGACCGGAATTCGTGATTGCCGATCTTGCGATCATGACCGCTGGCGGCATCACCGTCCCCGCCTACACCACCAACACCGAAGCCGATCACCTGCACGTTCTGGAGGACAGTGGGGCGGCGTTCGCGGTCGTCTCCACCAAAGAGCTGGCTCAACGCGTGCTGCCGGCGGCGGCGCGGGCCACCCACTGCCGCACCGCGATCCAGATCGAGGGCGAGTTGCCGACCCAGCAGCCGGCGCACCTCGACGTGTATCCCTGGAGCGCCGCGATCCAGGCCCCTGCGGGTAACGGCGCGTTCGACCCGGATACCGCTGCCCAGGCGCTCGCGCGCGATGCCACCGCCTGCTTCATCTATACCAGCGGAACCGGCGGCGCGCCGAAAGGCGTGGTGCTGAGCCACGGCAACATCCTGTCGAACTGCAAGATGGCCTACCATCTGCTCACGTCCTTCGGGCTGGGCGACGAGGTATTCCTGTCCTTCCTGCCGTTGTCGCACTCCTACGAGCACACGGCCGGGCAGTGCTTCCCGCTCACGATCGGGGCGCAGATATACTATTCGCGCGGGGTGGAGCACCTGTCGACCGAGTTGCAGGAGGTGCAACCGACCGTGATGACGGCGGTGCCACGGCTCTACGAATCCTTCCAGCAGCGCATCCTGCGCGGGATCGAGAAGGCTCCGGCACACCGGCGTAAACTGTTTCACAAGACGGTGGAGCTGGGCCGCAAGCGCTATCACGATCCAGGCGCGCTGACCCTGGTCGAGCGGCTGCAGAACGCCGTGCTCGACCGGCTGGTGCGCCGCCAGGTCGCCGCGCGCTTCGGCGGGCGGCTGAAGGGCATGGTTTCCGGCGGTGCGGCGCTCGACCCCGAGGTCGGGATCTTCTTCCACGCCCTCGGCGTCCGGGTGCTGCAAGGCTACGGCCAGACCGAGACTTCGCCCGTGGTCGCCTGCAACCCACCAGGAAAATGCAAGCTCCACACCGTGGGTCCGCCGCTGCCCGACGTGACGGTCCGCATCGCCGAGGACGGCGAGCTGTTGGTGCATGGGCCGAACGTGATGCAGGGCTACTGGGAACTGCCCGAACAGACGGCTGCAACGATCAAGGATGGCTGGCTGCACACCGGCGACCTGGGGGCGATTGACGAGGAGGGCTATGTCCAGATCACCGACCGCAAGAAGGACATCGTCGTGCTGTCCGGCGGCGACACGCTGTCACCCGCCCGCGTCGAGGGCTTCCTGACCCGACAGCCAGAGATCGCCCAGGCGATGGTGTACGGCGACCGGCGACCGCATCTGGTCGCGATCCTGGTGCCGGACGGCGAGTGGCTGGCCGACTGGGCCAAGCGCCATGCCAAGACCGGCGACAAGACCGGCAGTGGGGGCGCCGACCAGTTGATGGCCAACCTCGCCGAGGACACGGACCTGCGCGCCGAGCTGGACCGGGTGGTCCATCGGGTCAATCAGGAAATATCCCAAAGCGAGAAGGTCCGCCGCTTCGTGATCGCTCCCGCCCCCTTCACCGTCGACAACGACATGATGACCCCGACCCTCAAGGTCCGCCGCCACAAGGTGAAGGAACGCTACCAGGAGAACCTGGAAGCACTGTACGGCCGGTAG
- the bhcC gene encoding 3-hydroxy-D-aspartate aldolase BhcC, with protein sequence MNMQTNLSQLEVGYDIPAAIGMPEAEIQTPCLVVDLDAFERNVAKMQKFADEMGVRLRVHGKMHKSADAALYQIEQGAIGVCCQKVSEAESFARNGVKDVLVSNQVTDPKKIDRLAQLPKIARTLVCVDDLDNVQHLSEAAQRHGTEIEVLVEIDCGAGRCGVQHGEPVLALAKAIDAAPGLTFAGLQAYQGAAQHVHDFQERKAKIDAAIDQVRGTVDLLQQNGLTCAIVGGAGTGSYYFEGNSGVYNELQCGSYAFMDADYQRVLDETGNHISEFENALFILSTVMSHAKADKAICDAGLKAQSVDSGLPYVFGRDDVEYIKCSDEHGVISDPQGHLKINDKVKLVPGHIDPTCNVHDWYVGVRGGKVEQIWPITARGKAY encoded by the coding sequence ATGAACATGCAGACCAACCTGAGTCAGCTTGAGGTCGGCTACGACATCCCGGCGGCGATCGGCATGCCGGAAGCCGAGATCCAGACCCCCTGCCTGGTGGTCGACCTGGACGCTTTCGAGCGCAACGTCGCGAAGATGCAGAAGTTCGCCGACGAGATGGGCGTGCGCCTGCGCGTCCACGGCAAGATGCACAAAAGCGCGGACGCGGCACTTTATCAGATCGAGCAGGGCGCGATCGGCGTGTGCTGCCAAAAGGTGTCGGAGGCGGAGAGCTTCGCGCGCAACGGCGTGAAAGACGTGCTGGTCTCCAACCAGGTGACCGATCCCAAGAAGATCGACCGGCTGGCCCAGCTCCCCAAGATCGCCCGCACGCTCGTCTGCGTCGACGACCTGGACAACGTGCAGCACCTGTCCGAAGCCGCACAGCGCCATGGCACCGAGATCGAGGTGCTGGTCGAGATCGACTGCGGCGCCGGACGCTGCGGGGTGCAACACGGGGAGCCGGTGCTGGCGCTCGCCAAGGCGATCGACGCCGCCCCGGGTCTCACGTTCGCCGGCCTGCAGGCCTACCAGGGCGCGGCCCAGCACGTGCACGACTTCCAGGAGCGCAAGGCCAAGATCGACGCCGCGATCGATCAGGTCCGCGGGACGGTCGACCTCCTGCAGCAGAACGGCCTGACCTGCGCCATCGTCGGCGGGGCCGGCACCGGCTCCTACTACTTCGAGGGCAACTCCGGGGTCTACAACGAGTTGCAGTGCGGTTCCTACGCCTTCATGGACGCCGACTACCAGCGCGTCCTGGATGAAACGGGCAACCACATCAGCGAGTTCGAGAACGCCCTGTTCATCCTCTCCACCGTGATGAGCCACGCCAAGGCCGACAAGGCGATCTGCGACGCCGGCCTGAAGGCGCAGTCGGTCGACAGCGGCCTGCCCTACGTGTTCGGCCGCGACGACGTCGAGTACATCAAGTGCTCCGACGAACACGGCGTGATCTCGGACCCGCAGGGCCACCTGAAGATCAACGACAAGGTCAAGCTGGTCCCCGGCCACATCGATCCGACCTGCAACGTGCACGACTGGTACGTCGGCGTGCGCGGCGGCAAGGTCGAGCAGATCTGGCCGATCACCGCCCGCGGCAAGGCCTACTGA
- the bhcB gene encoding beta-hydroxyaspartate dehydratase BhcB, translated as MTVDEKAKDAAGLDLPTYDDVARAHERIKPYIHETPVQTCTTMDQLSGAELFFKCENFQKAGAFKVRGASNAVFGLSDKQAEKGVATHSSGNHALSLSYAGGRRGIPVHVVMPHSAPQAKKDAVRGYGGEITECEPSTSSREAVFATVQERTGADFVHPYNDPRIIAGQGTCAKEMLSQIDGLDAVIAPIGGGGMVSGTCLTLAALAPHIEIYAAEPEAADDAYRSFKSGTLIQDDAPQTIADGLKVPMKEYTWHFVRNYVTDILTASEQEIVDAMRLTWQRMKIVMEPSCAVPLATILKNKDVFAGKRVGVIVTGGNVDLDKLPWMTA; from the coding sequence ATGACCGTCGACGAGAAAGCCAAGGACGCCGCCGGGCTCGACCTGCCGACCTACGACGACGTCGCCCGCGCGCACGAGCGGATCAAGCCGTACATCCACGAAACGCCGGTGCAGACCTGCACGACGATGGACCAGCTCTCCGGCGCGGAGCTGTTCTTCAAGTGCGAGAACTTCCAGAAGGCCGGCGCCTTCAAGGTCCGCGGCGCGAGTAACGCGGTGTTCGGGCTGTCGGACAAGCAGGCCGAGAAGGGGGTGGCCACCCACTCCTCGGGCAACCACGCGCTGTCGCTGTCCTACGCCGGCGGGCGGCGCGGCATCCCGGTGCACGTGGTAATGCCGCACTCCGCCCCGCAGGCGAAGAAGGACGCGGTGCGCGGCTACGGCGGCGAGATCACCGAGTGCGAGCCGTCCACCTCCTCGCGCGAGGCGGTGTTCGCGACCGTGCAGGAACGCACCGGCGCAGACTTCGTCCACCCCTACAACGACCCGCGGATCATCGCCGGCCAGGGCACCTGCGCCAAGGAGATGCTGAGCCAGATCGACGGGCTGGACGCGGTGATCGCGCCGATCGGCGGCGGCGGCATGGTCTCCGGCACCTGCCTGACGCTTGCAGCACTCGCCCCGCACATTGAGATCTACGCCGCCGAGCCCGAGGCGGCGGACGATGCCTACCGCTCATTCAAATCAGGCACGCTGATCCAGGACGACGCGCCGCAGACCATCGCGGACGGCCTGAAGGTGCCGATGAAGGAATACACCTGGCACTTCGTACGCAATTACGTGACCGACATCCTGACCGCGAGCGAGCAGGAGATCGTCGATGCCATGCGGCTGACCTGGCAGCGCATGAAGATCGTCATGGAGCCGAGCTGCGCCGTGCCGCTCGCTACCATCCTGAAAAACAAGGACGTCTTCGCGGGCAAGCGCGTGGGCGTGATCGTCACCGGCGGCAACGTCGACCTCGACAAGCTGCCGTGGATGACGGCCTGA
- a CDS encoding M3 family oligoendopeptidase, whose product MPDTAVSTRPSRPFADLHRAPDADQRGGAAGREDLGSLPEWNLNDLYSGTQSQDLQDDLERARGQARQLREDYEGRLAGLNGDTLAVAIERYEAIEEVLGRLMSYAQLVYSGDMSNPEVGKFYQGMQESVTEISTDLVFFTLELNNIPEDALEAKLESEKLRVYQPWLRDVRAFRPHQLSDELERMLHEKHVSGRSAWVRLFDETMAALRFRLHGEELTSSEVLNKLTSHDEATRKAAAKTFGGTLGEQVRTFSLITNTLAKDKQIEDSWRAFARPVSSRNLANFVEDEVVDALVGAVRESYPKLSHRYYRLKAKWMGKDTLPYWDRNAPLPEDDDKVVPWQNARETVLNAYAEFSPRMAEVGQRFFDDNWIDAPTRAGKAPGAFSHPTVPSAHPYVLLNYQGRTRDVMTLAHELGHGVHQVLAAHQGHLMADTPLTLAETASVFGEMLTFQRMLRNETDPKRRKVMLAAKVEDMLNTVVRQVAFHEFERRVHDERKNGELLPERLGEIWLETQREALGDVFLFDEEYQYFWCYIPHFIHVPFYVYAYAFGDCLVNSLYAVYENAHGDFADKYLEMLQAGGTKRHRELLAPFGLDASDPNFWHQGLGLIERFIDELETFD is encoded by the coding sequence ATGCCCGACACCGCCGTTTCGACGCGCCCGAGCCGCCCCTTTGCCGATTTGCACCGCGCCCCTGATGCCGACCAGCGCGGTGGCGCGGCCGGTCGGGAGGACTTGGGGTCGCTTCCCGAGTGGAACCTGAACGACCTCTATTCCGGTACGCAGTCGCAGGATCTGCAGGACGATCTGGAGCGTGCGCGCGGCCAGGCGCGTCAGCTGCGCGAGGACTACGAGGGCCGACTCGCCGGGCTGAATGGCGACACGTTGGCCGTGGCGATCGAGCGCTACGAGGCGATCGAGGAAGTGCTGGGCCGGCTGATGAGCTACGCCCAGCTGGTCTATTCCGGCGACATGTCGAACCCGGAGGTCGGCAAGTTCTACCAGGGCATGCAGGAGTCGGTGACCGAGATCTCCACCGACCTGGTTTTCTTCACGCTTGAACTGAACAACATTCCCGAGGACGCGCTGGAAGCGAAACTCGAGAGCGAGAAGCTGCGCGTTTATCAACCTTGGTTGCGCGATGTCCGCGCCTTCCGCCCGCACCAGCTCTCCGACGAGCTGGAGCGCATGCTGCACGAAAAGCACGTCTCGGGCCGCTCCGCCTGGGTCCGGCTGTTCGACGAGACGATGGCCGCGCTGCGCTTCCGGCTGCACGGCGAGGAACTGACCTCCTCGGAGGTGCTGAACAAGCTGACCAGCCATGACGAGGCGACCCGCAAGGCCGCGGCCAAGACCTTTGGCGGCACGCTGGGCGAGCAGGTGCGCACCTTCTCGCTGATCACTAACACGCTCGCCAAGGACAAGCAGATCGAGGACAGCTGGCGCGCCTTTGCCCGGCCGGTCTCCTCGCGCAACCTGGCGAACTTCGTCGAGGACGAGGTGGTCGACGCGCTGGTCGGCGCGGTGCGCGAGAGCTATCCCAAGCTTTCGCACCGCTACTACCGCCTCAAGGCCAAGTGGATGGGCAAGGACACGCTGCCCTACTGGGACCGCAACGCGCCGCTGCCGGAAGACGACGACAAGGTGGTCCCCTGGCAAAACGCGCGCGAGACGGTGCTGAACGCCTATGCCGAGTTCTCGCCCCGGATGGCGGAGGTCGGCCAGCGCTTCTTCGACGATAACTGGATCGACGCGCCGACCCGCGCGGGCAAGGCCCCGGGCGCGTTCTCCCACCCGACGGTGCCGAGTGCGCACCCCTACGTGCTGCTGAACTACCAGGGGCGCACACGGGATGTGATGACGCTCGCCCATGAACTGGGCCACGGCGTGCACCAGGTGCTGGCTGCCCACCAGGGTCACCTGATGGCGGATACGCCGCTGACGCTGGCAGAGACCGCGAGCGTGTTCGGCGAGATGCTGACCTTCCAGCGGATGCTGCGCAACGAGACCGATCCCAAGCGCCGCAAGGTCATGCTGGCCGCCAAGGTGGAGGACATGCTGAACACCGTGGTGCGCCAGGTCGCCTTCCACGAGTTCGAGCGCCGCGTCCACGACGAGCGCAAAAACGGCGAACTGCTACCCGAACGCCTGGGCGAGATCTGGCTGGAGACGCAGCGCGAGGCGCTGGGCGATGTCTTCCTGTTCGACGAGGAGTACCAGTATTTCTGGTGCTACATCCCGCACTTCATCCATGTGCCGTTCTATGTCTATGCCTATGCCTTCGGCGACTGTCTGGTGAACAGCCTGTACGCGGTCTATGAGAACGCGCACGGGGACTTCGCCGACAAGTACCTGGAGATGCTGCAGGCAGGCGGCACCAAGCGCCATCGCGAACTGCTGGCCCCGTTCGGCCTGGACGCCAGCGACCCCAACTTCTGGCATCAGGGCCTGGGCCTGATCGAACGCTTCATCGACGAATTGGAGACCTTCGACTAG
- a CDS encoding L-threonylcarbamoyladenylate synthase, which produces MTDAVHRPELADATDPRALAHAAELLRTGGLIAFPTETVYGLGADATDARAVARIYEAKGRPSFNPLISHCADAEAAFAEGRFDARARALATRFWPGPLTLVVRRAPDSRIADLTAAGLDTLALRVPGSETARRLLTLTGRPVAAPSANRSGSISPTTARHVADSLGNAVDLILDGGPCPVGVESTVIDLSGDRPALLRPGGLPREELEAAAGPLRDPASDPDAPTSPGQLASHYAPNARLRLNATDPSADEALLAFGPEVPGGAKATLNLSPTGDLREAAANLFAQLHALDRPDIRGIAAMPVPETGLGAAINDRLRRAAAPRGYD; this is translated from the coding sequence ATGACCGACGCCGTCCACCGCCCCGAACTCGCCGATGCGACCGATCCCCGTGCGCTCGCCCACGCGGCGGAGTTGCTGCGCACCGGCGGCCTTATCGCCTTCCCGACCGAGACGGTCTACGGCCTGGGCGCGGATGCGACCGACGCGCGCGCGGTCGCCCGGATCTACGAGGCGAAGGGCCGACCCAGCTTCAATCCCCTGATCAGCCATTGCGCCGACGCCGAGGCCGCGTTCGCCGAAGGCAGGTTCGACGCTCGCGCCCGCGCACTCGCGACGCGCTTCTGGCCGGGCCCGTTGACGTTGGTGGTCCGCCGCGCGCCGGACAGCCGGATCGCGGACCTGACCGCCGCCGGGCTCGACACGCTGGCGCTGCGCGTGCCGGGCAGCGAGACCGCCCGGCGTCTGCTGACGCTAACCGGCCGTCCGGTCGCCGCGCCCAGCGCCAACCGCTCGGGGTCGATCAGCCCGACCACGGCGCGGCATGTCGCCGACAGCCTGGGTAATGCGGTCGACCTGATCCTGGACGGTGGCCCTTGCCCGGTCGGGGTCGAATCCACCGTAATCGATCTCTCCGGCGACCGCCCCGCCCTGCTACGCCCCGGCGGCCTGCCGCGCGAGGAGTTGGAGGCGGCGGCCGGGCCGCTGCGCGACCCCGCAAGCGATCCCGACGCGCCAACCAGCCCGGGCCAGCTCGCCAGCCACTACGCCCCTAACGCCCGCCTGCGCCTGAACGCGACCGACCCATCAGCCGACGAGGCGCTGCTCGCCTTCGGCCCGGAGGTGCCAGGCGGCGCCAAGGCGACCTTGAACCTGAGCCCGACCGGCGATCTGCGGGAAGCAGCGGCGAACCTGTTCGCCCAGCTGCACGCCCTGGACCGCCCGGACATCCGCGGCATCGCCGCGATGCCGGTGCCGGAAACAGGCCTGGGCGCCGCGATCAACGACCGCCTGCGCCGCGCCGCCGCGCCACGGGGATACGACTGA